One genomic region from Pan troglodytes isolate AG18354 chromosome 14, NHGRI_mPanTro3-v2.0_pri, whole genome shotgun sequence encodes:
- the LOC112208037 gene encoding uncharacterized protein LOC112208037: protein MHLQPAWAPQLQPPSACRQQPPGNSRARPHSPHLGSRAKCPCGCGQARRSVLQQLHRGGNRPSAPSPVAAEGPWIEIWSSDRGGAGPGQGLAGSQARGTRDPEAARGMLHHLGAQLQAPGDSQAGWRAQPRRTGARCRRGCDQARRSAQGRLHRGRNGPSAPSPVAADGPWGGPHLSSEEERGGSHGQAGPQAGRNARLRFRDVPRQPRRTRKPAAPVSLCDSLRNHQTVFHSKCIIFSS, encoded by the coding sequence ATGCACCTCCAGCCCGCCTGGGCACCCCAGCTGCAGCCGCCTTCTGCGTGCAGGCAGCAGCCTCCAGGCAACTCCCGAGCCCGCCCACACTCCCCACATCTCGGAAGCAGGGCCAAATGTCCCTGTGGCTGTGGCCAAGCCAGGCGGTCTGTCCTGCAGCAGCTGCACAGGGGCGGGAACCGGCCCTCAGCCCCATCCCCGGTGGCTGCAGAGGGCCCCTGGATAGAGATCTGGAGCTCTGACAGAGGAGGAGCCGGGCCGGGGCAGGGTCTGGCAGGCTCTCAGGCCAGGGGCACCCGCGATCCAGAGGCCGCCCGGGGCATGCTCCACCACCTGGGCGCCCAGCTACAGGCGCCGGGCGACTCCCAAGCTGGCTGGCGCGCCCAGCCGCGCAGAACCGGGGCTAGATGTCGCCGTGGCTGCGACCAAGCCAGGCGGTCTGCCCAGGGGCGGCTGCACCGGGGCAGGAACGGACCCTCAGCCCCATCCCCGGTGGCTGCAGACGGCCCCTGGGGCGGCCCCCATCTCTCTTCGGAGGAGGAGAGGGGCGGGAGTCACGGCCAGGCGGGCCCTCAGGCGGGAAGGAATGCACGCCTGCGATTCCGGGACGTCCCGCGACAGCCCAGGAGAACCCGCAAGCCAGCGGCGCCTgtttctctgtgtgattctttaaggaaccaccaaactgttttccacagcaagTGCATCATTTTCTCTTCCTAG